The proteins below come from a single Pichia kudriavzevii chromosome 2, complete sequence genomic window:
- a CDS encoding uncharacterized protein (PKUD0B05030; similar to Saccharomyces cerevisiae YHR205W (SCH9); ancestral locus Anc_4.384) translates to MDQLEGKQWKVVSRLSGGRFSDVFKIERVVEGKESELRMGEPVNYSIFALKVVDPDECKPPHNIRNEIQILQKLEEHRRRSPTRRTNNVVTLVDVIYNNVEYGLIFPYYDLSLTAYIKKNIKTRSKFNLDGSISPERINNVPIATTKSLLYGILNGLSWIHDLGIIHRDINPNNILLANDKEISPVIIDFGISYEEPDNNGLESCNMKFTDIATGFYKAPELLLSKRDYSNKVDIWAVGILMTLLLSEDGREVFDPDATNSDLVLLSNIISVFGSPPTDWSDCVGLSSFEAMNTTFFKKPAKPLEEIIPRLFKNPHLPEFGPLRKLFVGLTQYENKHRLSAADALKLLC, encoded by the coding sequence ATGGACCAATTAGAGGGGAAGCAGTGGAAAGTTGTATCACGCCTCAGTGGGGGGCGTTTTTCGGATGTGTTTAAAATTGAACGAGTTGTAGAAGGGAAGGAATCGGAGTTAAGAATGGGGGAACCGGTGAACTATTCCATTTTTGCCTTAAAAGTAGTTGATCCCGATGAATGTAAGCCGCCTCACAACATTAGGAACGAAATCCAAATACTGCAGAAATTGGAAGAGCACAGAAGACGTAGTCCAACCAGACGCACCAATAACGTCGTGACATTAGTCGATGTTATTTACAACAATGTGGAGTATGGATTGATTTTCCCCTACTATGATTTATCATTGACGGCATatatcaagaaaaacattaaAACACGTTCTAAGTTCAACCTCGATGGCAGCATTTCACCAGAAAGGATCAACAATGTCCCCATTGCTACAACCAAAAGTTTGCTCTATGGTATTCTAAATGGGCTCTCTTGGATACACGATCTGGGGATTATCCACAGAGACATCAATCCCAACAACATTTTACTAGCCAATGACAAGGAAATATCACCAGTCATTATAGATTTTGGTATCTCTTACGAGGAACCCGATAACAATGGCCTGGAATCCTGTAACATGAAGTTCACAGATATTGCAACAGGATTCTATAAAGCCCCAGAACTACTCCTATCTAAAAGGGACTATTCAAATAAAGTTGACATATGGGCAGTAGGTATCCTAATGACTTTACTGTTGAGTGAAGACGGTAGGGAAGTTTTCGATCCGGATGCAACAAATAGTGACTTGGTATTACTTTCCAACATTATATCTGTTTTCGGATCACCTCCAACTGATTGGTCGGATTGTGTGGGGTTATCTTCCTTTGAAGCAATGAATACGAcgtttttcaaaaaaccGGCAAAACCTTTGGAAGAGATTATTCCCAGGTTGTTCAAAAACCCACACCTTCCCGAATTTGGTCCGTTGAGAAAACTATTCGTTGGTTTGACCCAATACGAGAATAAACACAGGTTAAGTGCAGCCGATGCGCTCAAGCTTCTTTGCTAA
- a CDS encoding uncharacterized protein (PKUD0B04950; similar to Saccharomyces cerevisiae YJR068W (RFC2); ancestral locus Anc_1.517), producing MSEQPWIEKYRPKSLKDVASQSNTTNILEKSLHTANLPHMLFYGPPGTGKTSTILALAHELYGPNLISSRVLELNASDERGISIVRDRIKNFARLAVSNPTAEDREKYPCPPYKLIILDEADSMTSDAQSALRRTMENYANVTRFCLICNYVTKIIDPLASRCSKFRFKSLNKELGLQRLRYIANQENLGIGDDELNEILDVSEGDLRRAVNLLQCVSTVFNDSTNLKIKELFGELPDSLIKETITVLKSKNLSQVAKFTESSLIAQGYSASFVLLGIHDELLIKDPTLSTLQKNQISQILWKADMRVSNGCNESVQILNCMYNLCNVL from the coding sequence ATGTCGGAACAACCGTGGATTGAGAAATATCGTCCgaaatctttgaaagatGTTGCCTCCCAATCTAATACAACCAATATTCTAGAGAAATCGTTACATACGGCAAATTTACCACATATGCTCTTCTATGGGCCTCCAGGTACAGGTAAAACATCGACGATTCTTGCACTGGCCCACGAGTTGTACGGGCCaaacttgatttcttcCAGAGTCTTGGAGCTGAACGCTTCCGATGAGAGGGGGATCTCCATTGTACGTGATCGAATTAAGAATTTTGCCAGGTTGGCAGTCTCCAATCCTACCGCTGAAGATAGGGAGAAATATCCATGTCCGCCATACAAGTTGATTATTCTAGATGAAGCGGATTCCATGACATCTGATGCGCAGAGTGCATTGCGTAGGACAATGGAAAATTATGCCAACGTCACGAGATTCTGCTTAATCTGCAACTATGTCACAAAGATCATCGATCCATTGGCATCGAGATGTTCAAAATTCAGATTCAAGAGCTTGAATAAGGAGTTAGGGCTGCAGAGGTTACGGTATATTGCCAATCAGGAAAACTTGGGAATCggagatgatgaattgaacGAAATCTTGGATGTGTCGGAAGGTGATTTGAGAAGAGCTGTTAATCTATTGCAATGCGTATCGACcgttttcaatgattccacaaatttgaaaatcaaagaattgtttGGTGAGTTACCTGACTCGTTGATTAAAGAGACCATCACCGTgctgaaatcaaagaatttgtCACAAGTAGCTAAATTCACAGAGTCTTCACTCATTGCGCAAGGATATTCGGCTTCATTTGTCTTGTTGGGAATTCATGATGAATTACTCATTAAAGACCCAACACTATCTACACTACAGAAAAACCAGATCTCACAGATATTGTGGAAGGCCGACATGAGGGTTTCCAATGGCTGCAACGAGAGTGTACAGATATTGAATTGCATGTACAATTTATGTAATGTGCTATAG
- a CDS encoding uncharacterized protein (PKUD0B04960; similar to Saccharomyces cerevisiae YBR278W (DPB3) and YJL065C (DLS1); ancestral locus Anc_1.311) → MDNEHKEDGGMSLQMSKIKKIIKLDPEHVSSTESANYVLGAATELFIKQLVMDASTVTKSKGRKKVMYDDIQKVVSSVDIYTFMKDIVPKTAPIGELLRSRAIRLREEDAMRVSSKGDETGEGEGREGLAGDGAGAEHEDEGDGLVTGEREECAGLAEDGDEAMEVDTVVDADAGSGERVHESGTTTDTGELTHRGAV, encoded by the coding sequence atggacaaCGAACACAAGGAAGACGGCGGAATGTCTTTGCAAATGAGTAAGATCAAAAAGATCATAAAGCTCGATCCTGAACATGTTTCTTCCACGGAGTCGGCGAACTATGTCTTAGGAGCTGCCACGGAGCTATTTATCAAGCAGCTTGTGATGGATGCGTCGACAGTTACCAAGAGTAAGGGGCGGAAGAAGGTGATGTACGACGACATTCAGAAGGTTGTGAGCAGCGTCGACATATACACGTTTATGAAGGACATAGTGCCGAAGACGGCACCTATTGGAGAGTTGTTGAGGAGCCGTGCAATTCGATTAAGAGAGGAGGATGCTATGCGTGTGTCGAGCAAGGGTGACGAGACTGGAGAAGGAGAGGGTCGAGAGGGGCTGGCAGGGGACGGAGCTGGTGCAGAACACGAGGACGAGGGCGATGGTTTGGTGACGGGGGAGAGAGAAGAGTGTGCTGGCCTTGCTGAAGATGGCGACGAAGCCATGGAGGTTGATACGGTTGTTGATGCTGATGCTGGTAGTGGTGAACGGGTGCATGAATCCGGGACCACTACAGATACTGGAGAGCTCACGCATAGAGGGGCTGTGTAG
- a CDS encoding uncharacterized protein (PKUD0B04970; similar to Saccharomyces cerevisiae YBR282W (MRPL27); ancestral locus Anc_1.304) has protein sequence MYSFSAPTQRSFHSSASALLRRPWKTYKDGTLFYGQSKSGNKRVPLSTKQGNKNFYKGTRSSGIGRLSDKGKYMIDYNRVRTFVPPADMATPLKPLVSASVPVPKNTFRGYTGVTDGRLWLDKVKEYVETGDVKFVKTETYIEKY, from the coding sequence ATGTACTCTTTCAGTGCCCCAACACAACGTTCATTCCACTCGTCTGCATCGGCTCTTCTAAGACGTCCTTGGAAGACGTACAAGGACGGCACCCTCTTTTACGGCCAGTCCAAGTCGGGAAACAAGAGGGTTCCTTTATCCACCAAGCAGGGGAACAAGAACTTCTACAAGGGTACCAGGTCGTCTGGTATTGGTCGTCTCTCGGACAAGGGTAAGTACATGATCGACTACAACCGGGTGAGAACGTTTGTTCCTCCAGCGGACATGGCCACCCCGCTGAAACCGCTTGTCTCTGCCAGTGTGCCTGTGCCAAAGAACACCTTCCGGGGGTACACGGGCGTCACCGACGGGCGTCTCTGGCTCGACAAGGTGAAGGAGTATGTGGAAACAGGCGACGTGAAGTTCGTCAAGACAGAAACATATATTGAGAAGTACTAA
- a CDS encoding uncharacterized protein (PKUD0B05010; similar to Saccharomyces cerevisiae YJR064W (CCT5); ancestral locus Anc_1.513) produces MAHPQQMSMPMPDMSNAIMAQDELGRPFIIVRDQSNKTKTSGLEALKSNIQAARQVSDILRTSLGPRGLDKILISPDGDINITNDGATILSEMQIDNEIAKLLVELSKSQDDEIGDGTTGVVILAGALLDQALKLVEMGIHPIKVANGYEKASKIVSSHLDEIADEIFIDTEHLENNLLESSDLFKAAKTSLGSKIVNKNHNQFAKMAVESVLKVADLNRNDVDFELIKLQGKLGGPISNSKTINGVCIDKDFSHPQMPKVVNNAKIAILSCPFEPPKPKTKHKLEISNVDEFKSLQKYESDKFTEMIESIKKCGANLVICQWGFDDEANSLLLSNNLPAVRWVGGSDIESIAIATKGSIVSRFEDLTPEKLGYADKVYEVEFGTTRDKMIIIENEKLMKNNTQVNTVTNLIRGSNKMIVDEAIRSLHDSLCVVRNLIKDNKIVYGGGAVETSCSLKIMEEADKQKGIDQYAFRAFSQALDVIPMSLAENSGYNPIEELTKLKAAQVSQKSSRLGIDCLGNNTNDMKDLFVIETYLGKKQQLLLATQLTRMILKINNVIVSGKDQY; encoded by the coding sequence ATGGCACACCCACAACAGATGTCTATGCCCATGCCTGATATGTCCAATGCCATCATGGCACAGGATGAGCTTGGCCGTCCATTTATTATCGTTAGAGATCAGTCCAACAAAACCAAGACTTCTGGTTTGGAGGCATTGAAATCGAATATTCAAGCAGCAAGGCAGGTGTCGGATATCTTGAGGACATCACTTGGGCCAAGAGGTCTAGACAAAATCTTGATTTCTCCAGATGGCGATATCAACATCACAAATGACGGTGCCACAATTTTATCCGAAATGCAgattgataatgaaattGCCAAGCTATTAGTTGAACTATCCAAATCCCAAGATGACGAAATTGGTGACGGTACTACCGGTGTGGTAATTCTAGCCGGCGCGTTGCTCGACCAGGCGTTGAAGTTGGTTGAAATGGGTATACATCCAATCAAGGTTGCGAACGGTTATGAGAAAGCTTCAAAAATTGTTTCCAGCCATTTGGATGAGATTGCCGATGAGATCTTCATCGACACAGAGCACCTTGAAAATAACCTCTTGGAGTCGAGTGATTTATTCAAGGCTGCTAAAACTTCCCTAGGCTCTAAGATTGTTAACAAAAATCATAACCAATTTGCTAAAATGGCAGTTGAATCGGTCCTAAAAGTTGCAGATTTGAATAGAAATGACGTTGATTTTGAACTAATTAAGCTTCAAGGAAAGTTAGGTGGTCCAATCTCTAATTCTAAAACAATCAATGGTGTGTGTATAGATAAAGATTTCTCACATCCTCAAATGCCTAAGGTTGTCAACAATGCCAAAATTGCAATTCTATCGTGTCCATTTGAAccaccaaaaccaaagacAAAACATAAGTTGGAAATTTCTAACgttgatgaattcaaatCTCTACAAAAATACGAATCAGATAAATTCACAGAAATGATTGAATCAATCAAGAAGTGCGGCGCTAATTTGGTGATTTGTCAATGGGggtttgatgatgaagcGAACTCCTTGTTACTATCAAATAACTTACCAGCTGTTAGATGGGTGGGTGGATCAGATATTGAGTCAATTGCAATTGCTACTAAAGGTAGTATTGTTTCAAGGTTTGAAGACTTGACGCCTGAGAAGTTAGGATATGCAGACAAAGTTTACGAAGTTGAATTCGGTACTACCAGAGACAAAATGATAATTATcgaaaatgagaaattgatgaaaaataacaCCCAGGTTAACACTGTGACTAATTTAATCAGGGGTTCTAATAAGAtgattgttgatgaagccATCAGGTCCTTACATGATTCTCTTTGTGTTGTTAGAAACTTGATTAAGGACAACAAAATAGTCTATGGTGGTGGTGCAGTGGAGACATCCTGTTCCTTAAAGATTATGGAAGAAGCAGATAAGCAGAAAGGAATTGACCAATATGCGTTTCGTGCCTTTTCTCAAGCCTTAGATGTGATTCCAATGTCATTAGCTGAAAATTCAGGTTATAATCCGATTGAGGAGTTGACAAAGTTGAAAGCGGCACAAGTCTCGCAAAAGAGCTCCAGGTTAGGTATTGATTGTCTTGGAAATAATACTAATGACATGAAGGACTTATTTGTTATCGAAACATACCTTGGTAAGAAGCAACAACTTTTATTAGCTACACAGTTAACTAGAATGATCCTTAAGATTAATAACGTTATTGTTTCTGGTAAGGATCAGTATTAA
- a CDS encoding uncharacterized protein (PKUD0B05000; similar to Saccharomyces cerevisiae YJR063W (RPA12); ancestral locus Anc_1.512), with product MSAVGSLIFCTSCGNLLDSISHQQHLTCSVCRKQYPSNQFSKLKVVTHTSPDAFPSALKSRKSLVKTTLKHDEIEDGATIKEKCPQCGHDEMQYHTLQLRSADEGATVFYTCTKCGYKFRTNN from the coding sequence ATGTCAGCTGTTGGATCTCTTATTTTCTGTACTTCCTGTGGTAACTTACTTGATTCCATTTCACACCAACAACATCTAACTTGTTCAGTCTGCAGAAAACAATACCCATCGAACCAATTCAGCAAGCTAAAGGTTGTCACCCACACATCACCAGATGCCTTCCCTTCTGCTTTGAAATCCAGAAAGTCGCTAGTGAAAACCACCCTCAAACACGACGAAATAGAAGACGGTGCAACAATCAAGGAAAAGTGTCCTCAATGTGGACATGATGAAATGCAATATCATACTTTACAACTTAGATCGGCCGATGAAGGTGCTACTGTTTTCTATACATGTACCAAGTGTGGATATAAATTCAGAACGAACAACTGA
- a CDS encoding uncharacterized protein (PKUD0B04980; similar to Saccharomyces cerevisiae YKL206C (ADD66); ancestral locus Anc_1.522), with protein sequence MDKTLALPLVAMGNVPQIAIQLAVDFRKDQLAKTTIYSTYQYPFVGPDLSVGEASNRVIGKRKDLARPLHLYRGHGGTSEPRVDYLQLHSPIIPGCESLFIKELVKLIEHEQYTKIIVFDAKDRGLWHGENATLVEERVLHWGNQTLSGLHLDDDDDDDHDVADTRRGKGGDSEELPSVNDTNPFVRFLVNMLPETEIDYYAVSVYDGWNMDAAYALLDAARLPVERVAERDAFEPTPGVYV encoded by the coding sequence ATGGACAAGACTCTCGCTCTGCCATTGGTGGCCATGGGGAACGTTCCTCAAATAGCCATCCAGCTTGCCGTGGACTTCAGGAAGGACCAGCTGGCCAAAACGACCATTTACAGCACATACCAATATCCGTTTGTGGGGCCAGACTTGTCGGTCGGAGAGGCGTCTAATAGAGTCATTGGGAAACGTAAAGACTTGGCAAGACCGCTCCACCTCTATAGAGGCCATGGTGGAACCAGTGAACCTCGTGTTGACTATTTACAGCTCCACTCGCCCATTATTCCAGGATGCGAGTCGTTGTTCATCAAGGAGCTCGTCAAGCTAATCGAACATGAGCAGTATACCAAGATCATCGTCTTTGATGCCAAGGACAGAGGTCTCTGGCATGGTGAGAATGCCACTCTTGTCGAAGAACGCGTTCTGCATTGGGGGAATCAAACACTAAGCGGGTTACACcttgatgatgatgatgatgatgatcaCGACGTGGCCGACACAAGGCGTGGCAAAGGGGGAGACAGTGAAGAGCTCCCGAGTGTCAATGACACCAACCCCTTTGTGAGGTTCCTCGTAAACATGCTCCCCGAGACGGAGATTGACTACTATGCTGTGAGTGTCTACGATGGATGGAACATGGACGCCGCATACGCCCTCTTGGACGCCGCCCGTCTCCCTGTCGAGCGTGTCGCAGAGAGAGACGCCTTTGAACCCACACCGGGCGTGTATGTTTAG
- a CDS encoding uncharacterized protein (PKUD0B05020; similar to Saccharomyces cerevisiae YMR302C (YME2); ancestral locus Anc_5.19) has translation MLTVQSRALSSLSRSIAPVTLLMLKRGLATYSYTGRKPINEATIIENSNLGEDTNISDTGFILKSNNKTTLYIDHICFPKESKWDIKQFISPLLYPSSAEAITKYVADLTSSYKNVEIIPIPRDGGAFATFELPAATTPQLYNKSIIYNLSEKIVKKHRFFLRIGIFPVKGIPWVEDMGRYASKTLKVKFEGDELSQESLYAMFRRYGKISDIVLPKPGDMERVALVTFWSNRSAICARHCLTGSDVGGTTIHIHYKKKVSDHWLPTFIRDHPRIAIPLLLAFAAATAVLIFDPVRSWFIKEKIKGELEINRYFWLQEMWRGWITTRNKVKGLLNYKQNEEAEWELWGEIDDLMEEREKKAKDLKIWLEENVNSMIVVQGPPGSGKRHLVNTMVLEDRENVLYFDCENVIKSRKDYQLIQSFAHEIGYFPVFSFVSSVSSFIDLVVKSLTGQNSGLTETKESQTQAMLTLSIGAIRDLSLRSYREMLSNNADFNMKEEDYLQQNPHCKPVIVIDRYQSSRKKNQSNAFIYQQLAEWAANLVQLNIAHVIFITDDVGSVQDLIRALPSAPIKRIVLSDASKTASSIYVKHALGEDFVNQNESYRAELEKYTDMLGGRMRDLQMFVRRIRSGDSPKEAFEGLTQQSIEQLSQVFLAGTQDYGFNVSQAWQIIKLLSEKEEVPYDDIFLLPMFKANTFKILQSMENVELVRLNRIDGVISSVLPGKPLYLRAFKEMMNDPEIYKAVQKECLLGMIEFETNRIRKFIEELNKFKEVPEPKLFKERLQYLSGKIEGGSKVITECEKEMMKLKEK, from the coding sequence ATGCTAACTGTACAAAGCCGTGCATTAAGCAGTTTGTCCCGGAGTATAGCTCCAGTGACGCTGTTGATGCTCAAAAGAGGGTTGGCTACTTATTCATACACAGGAAGGAAACCCATCAATGAAGCAACAATCATCGAAAACTCAAACTTAGGGGAAGACACCAACATCAGTGATACCGGAtttatattgaaaagtaaCAACAAAACCACTCTGTATATTGATCATATATGCTTTCCAAAGGAGTCAAAGTGGGACATTAAGCAGtttatttctcctttgtTATATCCCTCTTCGGCGGAGGCTATAACCAAGTACGTTGCGGACTTAACATCGTCCTACAAGAACGTTGAGATTATTCCTATTCCGAGGGATGGTGGTGCTTTTGCAACGTTTGAATTACCAGCTGCAACAACACCACAGTTGTACAATAAATCTATCATTTACAATCTAAGTGAAAAGATTGTAAAGAAGCATAGGTTTTTTTTACGTATAGGCATTTTCCCCGTTAAAGGTATTCCTTGGGTTGAAGATATGGGCAGGTATGCTTCCAAGACTTTGAAAGTTAAGTTTGAAGGTGATGAATTGTCCCAGGAATCTTTATATGCAATGTTCAGAAGATACGGTAAGATATCCGACATTGTGTTGCCCAAACCAGGAGATATGGAAAGAGTGGCCTTGGTCACTTTTTGGAGTAATAGAAGCGCTATTTGCGCTAGACACTGTCTCACTGGCTCTGATGTTGGAGGCACTACAATACATATTCATTacaagaagaaagtgaGTGACCATTGGTTACCAACATTTATCAGAGACCACCCTAGAATTGCAATTCCTTTGTTATTGGCTTTTGCTGCAGCAACCGCCgtattgatttttgatCCGGTGAGAAGTTGGTTTattaaggaaaaaattaaaggtGAACTTGAAATAAACAGATACTTTTGGTTACAAGAAATGTGGAGGGGCTGGATCACCACAAGAAACAAAGTTAAGGGTTTATTGAACTATAAGCAAAACGAAGAGGCCGAATGGGAGTTATGGGGTGAAATCGACGACTTAATGGAggaaagagagaagaaggCCAAAGATCTGAAAATATGGTTGGAAGAAAACGTCAATTCAATGATTGTGGTCCAGGGGCCTCCAGGTAGCGGTAAGCGGCATTTGGTTAATACTATGGTATTAGAAGACCGTGAAAATgttctttattttgattgtGAAAATGTTATCAAATCTCGTAAAGACTACCAATTAATTCAGAGTTTTGCACACgaaattggatatttcCCTGTTTTCTCCTTTGTCAGCAGTGTGTCTAGTTTCATTGACTTGGTTGTCAAGAGTTTAACTGGACAAAATTCTGGTTTAACAGAGACCAAAGAATCGCAGACCCAAGCAATGTTAACTTTATCAATTGGTGCAATACGTGATTTATCATTGCGCAGCTATCGTGAAATGTTATCCAATAATGCTGATTTCAATATGAAGGAAGAGGATTATTTACAGCAAAATCCTCATTGTAAGCCTGTTATTGTGATTGACAGGTACCAATCatcaagaaagaagaacCAAAGCAATGCCTTCATATATCAACAGTTAGCAGAATGGGCAGCTAACTTAGTCCAATTGAATATTGCACATGTTATCTTTATAACCGATGATGTTGGGTCGGTTCAAGATTTAATCAGGGCTTTGCCTTCGGCTCCAATAAAGAGAATTGTTCTTTCAGACGCCTCTAAAACTGCTTCGAGTATTTACGTGAAACATGCTCTAGGTGAGGATTTTGTTAATCAAAACGAGTCTTATAGAGCcgaacttgaaaaatacacCGACATGTTAGGTGGACGTATGAGGGATTTGCAAATGTTTGTTCGCCGTATCCGTAGTGGTGATTCGCCAAAAGAAGCGTTTGAAGGGCTGACACAACAATCTATTGAGCAACTATCCCAAGTATTTTTAGCAGGAACCCAAGATTACGGGTTTAATGTCTCTCAGGCATGGcaaatcatcaaacttTTAAGTGAAAAAGAGGAAGTGCCTTATGACGATATTTTCCTCTTACCGATGTTCAAGGCCAATACATTTAAAATTTTACAAAGTATGGAAAACGTTGAACTAGTTCGATTAAACCGTATTGATGGTGTTATATCAAGTGTTCTCCCAGGTAAGCCATTATATTTGAGAGCATTCAAAGAGATGATGAATGATCCTGAAATTTACAAGGCCGTTCAGAAAGAATGTTTGCTGGGCAtgattgaatttgaaactAATAGAATTCGGAAGTTcattgaagagttgaatAAGTTTAAGGAGGTTCCGGAACCTAAGTTGTTCAAGGAGAGGCTACAATATTTGAGTGGCAAAATTGAAGGAGGTTCCAAAGTAATTACGGAATGtgagaaagaaatgatGAAACTGAAGGAAAAATGA
- a CDS encoding uncharacterized protein (PKUD0B04990; similar to Saccharomyces cerevisiae YJR070C (LIA1); ancestral locus Anc_1.521), with translation MSMDENTSLETLRDVLVNASGKTPLADRFRALFYLKSIGTEFKETPERARTAIKYIAEAFGDSSELLKHEVAYCLGQTHNLESAPILRDVLADKHQQCMVRHEAAEALGALGDKDSLEILSRYFQDPQEMVEIKQTCELAIERIKWENSNLSKEEILQKSLYESVDPAPPLPLDKSTDKVENLQRILNDTNEPLFQRYRAMFRLRDLGTDEACLALASGFSDDSALFKHEIAYIFGQMCNPVTVPSLVDVVQRQNEAPMVRHEAAEALGSIATSDTLPVLKALLKDNDEVVRDSAVVALDMWEYENSGEIEYAKV, from the coding sequence ATGTCTATGGATGAAAACACATCATTAGAAACATTGAGAGACGTTCTTGTCAATGCCAGCGGGAAAACTCCACTGGCAGATCGGTTTAGAGCtctcttttatttgaaatccATTGGTACTGAATTCAAGGAAACCCCAGAGAGAGCCAGAACAGCCATAAAGTACATTGCCGAGGCGTTTGGGGACAGTTCGGAGCTGTTAAAACATGAGGTTGCCTATTGTTTAGGCCAGACTCATAATCTTGAGTCAGCTCCAATTTTGAGAGACGTGTTGGCCGACAAACACCAACAGTGTATGGTGAGACATGAAGCAGCTGAAGCTCTAGGAGCCTTGGGAGACAAAGACTCGCTTGAGATATTGTCACGGTACTTCCAAGACCCACAGGAAATGGTTGAGATCAAACAAACCTGCGAGTTGGCAATTGAGAGAATCAAGTGGGAAAATTCCAACTTAAGTAAAGAGGAGATCTTACAGAAGTCCCTCTACGAGTCGGTCGATCCTGCACCCCCTCTGCCACTGGACAAGTCCACCGACAAAGTCGAGAACTTACAACGGATCTTAAACGATACAAACGAGCCACTGTTTCAAAGATACAGAGCAATGTTTCGTTTGAGAGATTTGGGGACTGACGAAGCTTGTCTTGCTTTAGCGTCTGGCTTTAGTGATGATTCGGCCCTCTTCAAACACGAAATCGCTTACATCTTTGGTCAAATGTGTAATCCAGTCACTGTTCCAAGTTTGGTCGATGTTGTCCAGCGCCAAAATGAAGCTCCAATGGTGAGACACGAGGCTGCCGAAGCTTTGGGATCTATTGCAACCTCTGATACGTTGCCTGTCTTGAAGGCTCTCTTGAAGGACAACGACGAGGTCGTTAGAGACAGTGCAGTAGTGGCTCTGGACATGTGGGAATATGAAAACAGTGGCGAAATCGAGTACGCCAAGGTGTAA
- a CDS encoding uncharacterized protein (PKUD0B05040; Pfam Domains: RnaseH(1.8e-14)), with protein MSVLDIYTDGSCRNNGHCDARAGYGVYFGPQDSRNTYGKLSKQYLQNSINAELMAIYNALQLIQREIESIERRRSSPMRYNINIDCTEALRLITRRQKSRYSSTNEIVKDCLEMYHPLKNECLVQFSLVKGHSGIQGNEMADALAVMGSVLPE; from the coding sequence ATGAGCGTACTAGACATCTATACAGACGGATCTTGTCGAAACAACGGCCACTGTGATGCCCGTGCTGGTTATGGGGTATATTTTGGACCACAGGACAGCAGAAACACGTATGGGAAACTTTCCAAACAATACCTGCAAAATTCCATCAATGCAGAGCTTATGGCTATCTACAATGCCTTACAGCTGATACAGAGAGAGATTGAAAGTATTGAGAGACGTCGGTCGTCCCCGATGCGatacaacatcaacattgACTGTACAGAAGCTCTGCGGCTAATCACTAGAAGACAGAAATCAAGATACTCAAGCACCAACGAAATCGTCAAGGACTGTCTAGAGATGTACCATCCCCTAAAGAATGAATGTCTGGTTCAGTTCAGCCTAGTCAAGGGTCACAGTGGAATACAGGGGAACGAAATGGCCGATGCCTTAGCTGTGATGGGGTCTGTTCTTCCAGAATAA